From a single Populus trichocarpa isolate Nisqually-1 chromosome 17, P.trichocarpa_v4.1, whole genome shotgun sequence genomic region:
- the LOC18107360 gene encoding uncharacterized protein LOC18107360 — MRKLKFHEKKLLKKVNFLDWKRENNHREAHVMQRYHIVERDDYKKYSSVCRMVQKLTNILKQMDPRDPFRVEMTDVLLEKLYNMGVIPSRKSLALCDRLSVSSFCRRRLSTVLMRLKFAEHLKEAVTYIEQGHIRVGPETVTDPAFLVTRNTEDFVTWVDTSKIKRKVLEYNEKVDDYDAMN; from the exons ATGAGGAAGCTAAAGTTTCACGAGAAAAAGCTGCTCAAGAAAGTAAATTTCTTGGACTGGAAAAGAGAGAACAACCATAGAGAAGCCCATGTTATGCAACGTTACCACATCGTTGAACGCGACGATTACAAGAA GTATTCTAGTGTGTGCCGGATGGTGCAGAAGCTGACAAATATTCTGAAGCAGATGGACCCTAGAGACCCTTTTCGTGTTGAAATGACTGACGTGCTTTTGGAGAAGCT CTACAACATGGGTGTGATACCGAGCAGGAAAAGCCTGGCGTTGTGTGATCGCTTGTCGGTGTCATCCTTTTGCAG ACGTAGGCTTTCAACTGTTTTGATGAGATTGAAGTTTGCCGAACACTTGAAGGAAGCTGTAACATACATCGAGCAGGGGCATATTCGTGTAGGTCCGGAGACAGTTACCGACCCAGCATTCCTAGTAACGAGGAACACGGAAGACTTTGTTACTTGGGTAGATACATCCAAGATAAAGAGAAAGGTGCTTGAATATAACGAGAAGGTGGATGATTATGATGCAATGAACTGA
- the LOC18107361 gene encoding rhamnogalacturonan I rhamnosyltransferase 1-like, with amino-acid sequence MLKMWKTEDSVEEWEMKVKLFGGGKVDKLKTSVVSRSSMKLWMIRAITTVLLWTCVVHLLALGEIWGPRLLKSWPSCFSNQDAELTSVPAKLVLPPKRIYKNNGYLMVSCNGGLNQMRAAICDMVAIARYLNVTLVVPELDKSSFWNDPSEFQDIFDVDHFITSLRDEVRILKELPPRLKTRVKLGLFYSLPPVSWSNISYYTHQILPLLQKYKVVHLNKTDARLANNGLPIEIQKLRCRVNFNALKFTSQIEELGRRVVRILRERGPFLVLHLRYEMDMLAFSGCTHGCNDEETEQLTRMRYAYPWWKEKDISSEMKRKEGLCPLTPEETALVLSALGIDRNVQIYVAAGEIYGGKRRMEALASAFPNLVRKETLLGPSDLKFFQNHSSQMAALDYLVSLESDIFVPTYNGNMAKVVEGHRRFLGFKKTISLDRKLLVGLIDQYNKGSLSWDEFSSTVKEAHADRMGSPKARVVIPDKPKEEDYFYANPQECLQLLDEPLRSS; translated from the exons ATGTTAAAAATGTGGAAGACTGAGGACTCTGTTGAGGAATGGGAGATGAAAGTGAAGTTATTCGGTGGTGGAAAGGTTGACAAGTTAAAAACTTCTGTGGTTTCAAGGTCTTCAATGAAGCTGTGGATGATAAGGGCAATCACAACTGTCTTGTTATGGACTTGCGTGGTCCATTTACTGGCCTTGGGAGAGATTTGGGGGCCGAGATTGTTAAAGAGTTGGCCTTCTTGTTTTAGTAATCAAGATGCTGAGCTAACTTCTGTTCCTGCCAAACTTGTTCTGCCTCCGAAGA GAATCTACAAGAATAATGGATATCTCATGGTTTCCTGCAATGGAGGACTCAACCAAATGCGAGCAGCA ATATGTGACATGGTCGCTATTGCAAGATATCTAAATGTTACTCTTGTTGTCCCAGAGTTGGATAAATCCTCATTTTGGAATGACCCAAG TGAGTTTCAAGACATATTTGATGTTGATCATTTCATCACTTCCTTGAGGGATGAAGTTCGTATATTGAAAGAGCTACCGCCTAGGCTTAAAACACGAGTAAAATTGGGATTGTTCTACTCATTACCTCCTGTTAGCTGGTCAAACATTTCTTACTACACCCATCAG ATTCTTCCTCTACTGCAAAAGTACAAAGTTGTACATTTGAACAAGACAGATGCTCGTCTTGCAAATAATGGACTTCCTATTGAGATTCAAAAGTTGCGCTGCCGTGTAAATTTTAATGCTTTGAAGTTTACATCACAGATAGAAGAACTAGGTAGAAGGGTTGTTAGGATATTGAGGGAGAGAGGCCCTTTCCTGGTGCTTCATCTCAGATATGAAATGGACATGTTGGCTTTCTCTGGCTGCACTCACGGTTGCAATGATGAGGAAACAGAACAACTGACAAGAATGAG ATATGCTTATCCCTGGTGGAAGGAAAAAGATATTAGTtctgaaatgaaaaggaaagaaggttTGTGTCCTTTGACACCTGAGGAAACTGCCCTTGTGTTAAGTGCACTTGGAATTGACCGTAATGTTCAAATTTATGTTGCTGCTGGAGAAATATATGGTGGAAAAAGAAGGATGGAGGCTTTGGCATCCGCTTTTCCTAATTTG GTCAGGAAAGAAACTCTGTTGGGACCATCAGATTTGAAGTTTTTCCAGAATCATTCATCTCAAATGGCAGCACTAGATTATCTGGTGTCCTTGGAGAGTGACATATTTGTTCCTACATATAATGGCAATATGGCTAAAGTTGTTGAAGGTCATCGCAG ATTCTTAGGATTCAAGAAGACTATTTCATTGGACAGAAAGCTTCTGGTTGGTTTAATTGATCAATACAACAAAGGCTCATTGAGCTGGGATGAATTCTCTTCTACTGTGAAGGAAGCTCATGCTGATCGGATGGGTAGTCCAAAGGCGCGGGTTGTTATACCAGATAAACCAAAGGAAGAAGATTATTTCTATGCCAATCCACAAGAGTGTTTGCAACTGTTAGATGAACCATTGAGAAGTTCATGA